A single window of Paracoccus albus DNA harbors:
- the trpS gene encoding tryptophan--tRNA ligase: MTDAKTQRIFSGIQPSGHLTLGNYLGALRRFVERQDEGIETVYCLVDLHAITVWQDPDSLRQQTREAAAAFMAAGIDPARSILFNQSQVPAHAELGWLLNCVARMGWMNRMTQFKEKGGKNAEKVSLGLYAYPALMAADILAYHATHVPVGEDQKQHVELTRDIAAKFNHDYGVDFFPMPEPVIEGAATRVMSLRDGSKKMSKSDPSDASRINLTDDADTIAQKFRKARTDAEPLPGSMDELKDRPEARNLVNIYAALSGETQDEVLSQFDGKGFGDFKPALADVAVSVLGPISTRMTDYLSDATEIDRILGEGAVKAEAISAPVVAKTREIMGMILSR; this comes from the coding sequence ATGACCGACGCCAAGACCCAACGCATCTTTTCCGGCATCCAGCCTTCGGGCCACCTGACCCTCGGCAACTACCTGGGCGCGCTCAGGCGCTTTGTCGAACGTCAGGACGAGGGGATCGAGACGGTTTACTGTCTCGTCGATCTTCATGCGATTACGGTCTGGCAGGACCCTGACTCGCTGCGCCAGCAGACGCGCGAAGCGGCGGCCGCGTTCATGGCGGCGGGTATCGACCCTGCGCGTTCTATCCTGTTCAATCAAAGTCAGGTGCCGGCTCATGCGGAACTCGGCTGGTTGCTGAACTGCGTGGCTCGCATGGGCTGGATGAACCGCATGACCCAGTTCAAGGAAAAGGGCGGCAAGAATGCTGAAAAGGTCAGCCTTGGCCTCTACGCCTATCCTGCCCTGATGGCGGCCGACATCCTGGCCTATCACGCGACGCATGTTCCCGTCGGGGAGGATCAAAAGCAGCATGTCGAGCTGACGCGCGACATAGCGGCGAAGTTCAATCACGACTACGGCGTGGACTTCTTTCCCATGCCGGAGCCAGTAATTGAAGGGGCTGCGACGCGTGTCATGTCGTTGCGGGACGGTTCGAAGAAGATGTCTAAATCCGATCCATCGGATGCCAGCCGGATCAACCTGACCGACGATGCCGACACCATCGCACAGAAGTTCCGCAAGGCGCGGACCGATGCCGAACCCCTGCCCGGCAGCATGGACGAGCTGAAGGACCGGCCAGAGGCGCGGAACCTTGTCAATATTTATGCGGCTTTGTCCGGCGAGACACAGGATGAAGTGCTTTCACAATTCGACGGCAAAGGTTTCGGCGACTTCAAACCGGCGCTTGCGGATGTGGCTGTATCAGTCCTCGGTCCGATTTCCACCCGGATGACGGACTACCTTTCCGACGCCACCGAGATTGACCGCATCCTGGGCGAAGGCGCGGTGAAGGCCGAGGCGATCTCTGCCCCCGTCGTCGCGAAAACGCGCGAGATCATGGGCATGATCCTGTCGCGATAA
- a CDS encoding aspartate/glutamate racemase family protein codes for MSGFIGVLSLDTRFPRIAGDAGNPGSYHIPARIRIVEGADSPLIVRDGRPSAALAERFIAAARDMEGEGAILITSTCGFLISMQDEIAQAVRIPVMLSALSMVAQLQAAQPDQVIGILTASAASLGPNALAAARIDPPCIRIMGLDHMPEFSRVFLAPKSLQPNHFDRAAMQAAVICAGRQLIRSHPEVTTVLLECGNLPPYAQALAQAIDRPVLSILDGAKRLTRQN; via the coding sequence ATGAGCGGGTTTATTGGTGTCCTCAGCCTCGACACGCGCTTCCCGCGCATTGCAGGCGATGCCGGGAACCCGGGCAGCTACCACATCCCGGCCCGCATCCGCATCGTCGAAGGCGCGGACAGTCCGCTGATCGTGCGCGATGGCCGCCCCTCGGCCGCGCTTGCAGAGCGCTTCATCGCCGCCGCGCGGGATATGGAAGGCGAGGGCGCGATCCTCATCACCTCGACCTGCGGATTCCTGATTTCCATGCAGGATGAGATAGCGCAGGCTGTCCGAATCCCGGTCATGCTCTCTGCGCTGAGCATGGTGGCGCAATTGCAGGCCGCGCAGCCGGATCAGGTCATCGGCATTCTGACGGCATCGGCGGCCAGCCTGGGCCCGAACGCACTGGCTGCCGCCAGAATAGATCCGCCCTGCATCCGCATCATGGGTCTGGACCACATGCCGGAATTCTCACGGGTGTTTCTTGCCCCGAAAAGCCTTCAGCCGAATCACTTCGATCGCGCTGCGATGCAGGCGGCGGTCATCTGCGCAGGCCGCCAACTGATCCGCAGCCATCCCGAAGTGACAACCGTCCTGCTGGAATGCGGCAACCTGCCGCCCTATGCGCAGGCACTGGCGCAGGCGATTGATCGGCCCGTGCTCAGCATCCTTGACGGTGCAAAGCGGCTCACCCGGCAAAACTAA
- a CDS encoding rhomboid family intramembrane serine protease has product MRPGYDESPINALPPVVWALVLPMIAAEAVFGLGAIGLIGGAQGIGMRLNALEMTAYYPQLPVRMMELGVFSARQAARVLTYPFIHESVTHALLVIVFSLALGKMVAEQFRPWAVVALFFGSSIGGAAVYTLFGVTSGLPLAPLIGGYPAVYGFVGAFTFLLWVRLGMEDANRMRAFTLIGMLLLFQLVFGLLFGNAGYAWIAEISGFGIGFLSCFLLVPGGWARAMQTIRRR; this is encoded by the coding sequence ATGCGCCCCGGATATGATGAATCGCCCATAAACGCCCTTCCGCCCGTTGTCTGGGCGCTTGTGCTGCCAATGATCGCGGCCGAAGCCGTGTTCGGGCTGGGCGCGATCGGGCTGATCGGCGGGGCGCAGGGCATTGGCATGCGCCTGAATGCGTTGGAGATGACGGCCTACTATCCGCAGCTGCCCGTGCGGATGATGGAGCTGGGGGTCTTCAGCGCCCGTCAGGCCGCCAGAGTGCTGACATACCCGTTTATCCACGAGTCTGTCACACATGCGCTTTTAGTGATCGTCTTCTCTCTGGCGCTTGGAAAGATGGTGGCAGAGCAGTTCCGGCCCTGGGCGGTCGTGGCACTTTTCTTCGGTTCATCCATCGGCGGGGCAGCCGTCTACACGCTGTTCGGCGTCACCAGTGGCTTGCCGCTGGCACCGCTGATCGGCGGCTATCCGGCGGTCTACGGCTTTGTCGGTGCCTTTACATTCCTGCTTTGGGTCCGGCTGGGGATGGAGGATGCCAACCGGATGCGGGCCTTTACGCTGATCGGGATGCTGCTGCTGTTCCAACTGGTGTTCGGCCTGCTTTTCGGCAATGCGGGCTATGCATGGATCGCCGAAATCTCCGGCTTCGGGATCGGGTTCCTGTCGTGCTTTTTGCTGGTTCCCGGCGGTTGGGCGCGCGCGATGCAAACGATCCGGCGGCGCTAG
- a CDS encoding RNA-directed DNA polymerase, with product MRIIDLEASEAKAYLEKSECYFRSDFPPYISFEDILKDTAAVLGGDTYLAFQKPNPDRAVDMSGVNYELLSTKDGRFAWRPFELIHPAIYITLIKIFCEEENWRLLQDRFKQLHSGVVECTSFPMASNGEDKHDAVQVRNWWLRYEQRSLELSMSYTHLLKTDVSNCYGSLYTHSIAWALHGYEAAKVAKKDYSLLGNQIDFHIRNSRYGQTNGITQGSVLMDIVAELVLAYVDHLVTIKLSGEKDFHILRYRDDYSIFTLNDQRASEIVRVLSDCLRKVGMQLGAAKTSVNSNIIEGAIKPEKLAGVQLEDMDITQAKTVQKQLLRLHAFARLYPNTGAIKRLADSAFQKISKITEAPEDLRVQVAIACDIAVVSPGAFPAISGILAKLISLAPEPDRPEMWSSVADKMTWIPHNGHLEVWLQRVTKAKGVGLSFESTEPICKIVNGESVQLWNNDWINSQDLLRALDVSKIVVSSPGDLDPVPDTDELSLFREYAEFS from the coding sequence ATGCGAATAATCGACTTGGAAGCTTCTGAAGCAAAGGCTTACCTCGAAAAATCAGAATGTTACTTCCGGTCGGATTTTCCCCCATATATCAGCTTTGAAGATATTTTAAAGGATACTGCAGCGGTCTTGGGTGGCGACACCTACCTCGCCTTTCAGAAGCCAAACCCCGACCGTGCAGTTGATATGTCTGGCGTCAACTATGAACTTCTAAGCACCAAAGATGGTCGCTTTGCCTGGCGACCGTTCGAGCTCATTCACCCAGCCATTTACATCACATTGATTAAGATCTTCTGCGAAGAGGAAAACTGGAGGTTGCTGCAGGACCGATTCAAGCAACTTCACTCAGGTGTAGTGGAATGCACCAGCTTTCCGATGGCGTCCAATGGTGAAGATAAACATGATGCTGTTCAAGTTCGCAATTGGTGGTTGCGATATGAGCAACGCTCGTTAGAGCTATCTATGAGCTATACACACCTACTAAAGACTGATGTCTCTAATTGCTATGGATCGCTCTATACTCATAGTATTGCATGGGCCTTGCACGGATACGAGGCCGCCAAAGTAGCCAAAAAAGACTATAGCTTACTTGGAAATCAGATCGATTTTCACATTCGCAATAGCCGCTACGGCCAGACGAATGGAATCACCCAAGGCTCTGTTCTGATGGACATTGTCGCCGAATTAGTGCTGGCTTACGTTGATCACCTAGTCACCATTAAACTCAGCGGCGAAAAGGACTTTCATATCCTTAGGTATCGCGACGACTACAGCATTTTCACACTGAATGATCAGCGAGCATCTGAGATTGTCAGAGTCCTTAGTGACTGCCTAAGAAAGGTTGGAATGCAGCTTGGCGCAGCAAAAACTTCTGTCAACAGCAATATCATCGAGGGTGCGATCAAGCCCGAAAAGCTGGCAGGTGTGCAGCTCGAAGACATGGATATCACACAAGCTAAGACCGTTCAGAAGCAGCTTCTGCGACTACATGCTTTTGCTCGCCTCTATCCCAACACTGGCGCAATCAAGCGGCTAGCGGATAGCGCGTTCCAAAAGATATCGAAGATCACCGAGGCTCCCGAAGATCTGCGCGTACAAGTGGCGATTGCTTGTGATATCGCGGTGGTTTCTCCTGGTGCGTTCCCTGCCATTTCTGGCATTCTTGCCAAACTGATTTCGCTCGCACCAGAACCGGACCGCCCGGAAATGTGGAGCAGCGTAGCAGATAAGATGACGTGGATACCGCATAACGGCCATCTCGAGGTTTGGCTACAGCGAGTCACGAAGGCGAAAGGTGTCGGGCTATCTTTTGAAAGCACAGAGCCGATTTGCAAAATTGTCAACGGCGAGTCTGTCCAACTCTGGAATAATGACTGGATTAACAGTCAAGACCTACTTCGGGCCCTTGATGTTTCTAAGATCGTTGTCAGCAGTCCGGGAGACCTCGATCCCGTTCCAGATACAGATGAGCTTTCGCTTTTCCGCGAGTACGCCGAATTCTCCTAA
- the ggt gene encoding gamma-glutamyltransferase, producing the protein MNMMRNIRLGGSLVLTLATAAALPSAAQEAAIYSGMDRVHPVWAENGMVSAQERIAAEVGRDILAQGGNAIDAGVAVAFALAVTLPRAGNLGGGGFMLVHDAETGETHAIDYREMAPASATRDMFLDANGDADSELSRFSGAASGVPGTVAGMKMALDEYGSMEWADVIAPAIKLAEEGITVTPDLADSLEALKDRLTKYPSAASIFYKEGGELYRPGDKLVQADLATTLKAIAEQGPDGFYSGPVAEAIATSVTEAGGDMTVEDLANYKAVMREPIKGSYRGYEIVSMPPPSSGGIHLIQILNALEGYPIGALGENSAETIHLMAEAMKLAYADRSEYLGDMDFVDVPIDELISKDYAEDMRAKINQAFATPSENIAPADLTPYESNETTHYSIIDSEGNAVSNTYTINFSYGSGLVAEGTGVLMNNEMDDFSAKPGVPNAYGLLGGDANAVEAGKRPLSSMTPTIVNKDGEVWLVTGSPGGARIITTVLQVIMNMIDHEMNVAEASTAPRVHHQWLPEELRIEEGISIDTQRALTAKGHTVSLQEVMGSTQSVMKDPETGYLLGASDPRRAGAATVGY; encoded by the coding sequence ATGAATATGATGAGAAACATCCGGCTCGGCGGCTCGCTTGTGCTGACGCTGGCCACGGCTGCGGCGCTGCCATCCGCCGCACAGGAGGCGGCGATTTATTCCGGCATGGACCGGGTGCATCCCGTCTGGGCCGAAAACGGCATGGTCTCCGCGCAAGAGCGGATCGCCGCAGAGGTCGGGCGTGACATCCTGGCCCAGGGCGGCAATGCCATCGACGCGGGCGTCGCCGTGGCCTTCGCCCTTGCCGTGACGCTGCCCCGCGCAGGCAACCTTGGCGGTGGCGGCTTCATGCTGGTGCATGACGCGGAAACCGGCGAAACCCACGCCATCGACTACCGCGAAATGGCACCTGCAAGCGCCACGCGCGATATGTTCCTTGATGCCAATGGCGATGCCGACAGCGAGCTTTCTCGCTTTTCGGGCGCGGCCTCCGGCGTTCCGGGCACCGTTGCCGGGATGAAAATGGCGCTTGATGAATATGGCTCGATGGAATGGGCCGATGTCATCGCCCCCGCGATCAAACTGGCCGAGGAAGGCATCACCGTCACGCCCGATCTCGCCGACAGTCTGGAGGCGCTGAAGGACCGGCTGACCAAATACCCGTCCGCTGCCTCGATCTTCTATAAAGAAGGTGGGGAGCTTTACCGCCCCGGCGATAAGCTGGTTCAGGCTGATCTTGCCACCACCCTGAAGGCGATTGCCGAACAGGGTCCGGACGGCTTCTATTCCGGTCCGGTTGCCGAAGCCATTGCCACATCCGTGACCGAAGCGGGCGGCGATATGACCGTCGAGGATCTGGCCAATTACAAGGCCGTCATGCGCGAACCGATCAAGGGCAGCTATCGCGGCTATGAAATCGTCTCCATGCCTCCGCCTTCCTCGGGCGGGATCCACCTGATCCAGATCCTGAATGCACTGGAAGGCTATCCGATCGGTGCACTTGGCGAGAACTCGGCCGAGACGATCCACCTCATGGCCGAGGCGATGAAGCTCGCCTATGCCGACCGCTCGGAATATCTGGGCGATATGGACTTTGTGGATGTCCCGATTGATGAGCTGATCAGCAAGGACTACGCCGAGGATATGCGGGCAAAGATCAATCAGGCCTTTGCCACACCTTCCGAAAACATCGCACCTGCTGATCTGACACCATATGAATCGAACGAAACCACGCATTATTCGATCATCGACAGTGAAGGGAACGCGGTTTCAAACACCTACACGATCAACTTCAGCTATGGCTCTGGCCTTGTCGCCGAGGGCACCGGCGTATTGATGAACAACGAGATGGATGACTTCTCTGCCAAGCCTGGTGTGCCCAATGCCTACGGTCTGCTCGGCGGCGATGCCAACGCCGTAGAGGCAGGCAAGCGCCCGCTTTCATCCATGACACCGACCATCGTCAACAAGGATGGCGAGGTCTGGCTGGTGACCGGCTCTCCCGGCGGCGCACGCATCATCACCACCGTGCTTCAGGTGATCATGAACATGATCGACCATGAAATGAATGTGGCCGAGGCCTCCACCGCACCGCGCGTTCACCACCAGTGGCTGCCCGAGGAATTGCGGATCGAGGAAGGCATCAGCATCGACACCCAACGCGCCCTGACCGCCAAGGGCCACACAGTGTCGCTGCAAGAGGTCATGGGCTCTACCCAATCTGTGATGAAAGACCCCGAGACCGGCTATCTGCTCGGCGCATCCGACCCGCGCAGGGCCGGGGCCGCGACTGTCGGATATTGA